One Thermoanaerobaculia bacterium genomic region harbors:
- a CDS encoding PAAR domain-containing protein, translating to MSSQARLGDISSHGGVIITGASRTLDNGMAVARMGDLHVCPIPGHGVTPIVTGSFDTITEGLPNARIGDITACGAIIVTGSPDTIDN from the coding sequence ATGAGCTCCCAGGCGCGACTCGGCGACATCAGCAGTCACGGCGGCGTCATCATTACCGGGGCGAGCCGGACGCTGGACAACGGCATGGCGGTGGCCCGCATGGGGGATCTGCACGTCTGTCCCATCCCGGGGCATGGCGTGACGCCCATCGTGACCGGCAGCTTCGACACCATCACCGAAGGATTGCCCAACGCCCGCATCGGCGACATCACCGCCTGCGGAGCCATCATCGTCACCGGCAGTCCCGACACCATCGACAACTGA
- a CDS encoding phage baseplate assembly protein V, producing the protein MLETRDRQSEERYRNRWYGKYRAFVRDNNDPERLGRVRLEIPAVLGSGRENWSEWAAPCFPYGGNDDTGMFLVPEEGASVWAEFEGGVVQYPIWTGVWLAKSNPGEQPEESKRTCANAFCHDCEDKVEHQANRHDDLEHKKYHGHPPYYCPRLKVLLKTETGHTILADDRDGDELLRIIDRAGQILTMEGKVKPEMQSGNALRRGTKDAEKGDQLDIASQIVGSRARIQLTDLCRQQVILEAWQDKEKVHILSCDKGRSRWQKILIDTTKGREKVHIWGLNGTQEILVDSTAAAEQIRLTDKAGQVVRMNAAPGQESISATDKSGSLVFMDGVAGNIIIRSTNTVLINT; encoded by the coding sequence ATGCTTGAAACCCGCGACCGTCAATCCGAGGAGCGCTACCGCAACCGCTGGTACGGCAAGTACCGGGCCTTCGTGCGCGACAACAACGACCCCGAACGCCTCGGCCGGGTCCGCCTGGAAATCCCCGCCGTGCTCGGCAGCGGGCGTGAGAACTGGTCCGAATGGGCCGCGCCCTGTTTTCCCTACGGCGGCAACGACGACACCGGCATGTTCCTGGTCCCCGAGGAAGGAGCCTCGGTCTGGGCCGAGTTCGAGGGCGGCGTCGTCCAGTATCCGATCTGGACCGGGGTCTGGCTGGCCAAGAGCAATCCCGGTGAACAGCCCGAGGAATCCAAGCGCACCTGCGCGAATGCCTTCTGCCATGACTGCGAGGACAAGGTCGAGCATCAGGCCAACCGGCACGACGATCTCGAACACAAGAAGTACCACGGCCATCCGCCGTATTACTGCCCGCGCCTGAAGGTCCTGCTCAAGACCGAAACCGGCCACACCATCCTGGCCGATGACCGCGACGGCGACGAGCTGCTGCGCATCATCGACCGCGCCGGACAGATCCTCACCATGGAAGGGAAGGTGAAGCCCGAGATGCAGAGCGGCAACGCCCTGCGCCGGGGCACGAAGGACGCCGAGAAAGGCGACCAGCTCGACATCGCCTCGCAGATCGTCGGCTCCCGCGCCCGCATCCAGCTCACCGACCTCTGCCGCCAGCAGGTGATCCTCGAAGCCTGGCAGGACAAGGAGAAGGTCCACATCCTCTCCTGCGACAAGGGCCGCTCCCGCTGGCAGAAGATCCTCATCGACACCACCAAGGGCCGGGAGAAGGTTCACATCTGGGGACTCAACGGCACTCAGGAAATCCTCGTCGATTCCACCGCCGCCGCCGAACAGATCCGGCTCACCGACAAGGCCGGTCAGGTGGTGCGCATGAACGCCGCGCCCGGCCAGGAGAGCATCAGCGCCACCGACAAGTCCGGCAGCCTCGTGTTCATGGATGGGGTGGCCGGAAACATCATCATTCGCTCGACGAACACCGTCTTGATCAACACCTGA
- a CDS encoding DUF1353 domain-containing protein, producing MSAETKTLFSGTALGLSGPLRVEILPNGMTARLTQPFRVRTGAGRIIEVPAGFETDFASVPRLFWRVVPPWGRYSPAAVVHDYLYHTGKVSRLAADRVFLELMAALGVPLWKRQVMYWAVRLGGWLAWNASRKRETEHA from the coding sequence ATGAGCGCCGAAACCAAGACCCTGTTTTCGGGCACCGCGCTGGGACTGTCCGGGCCTCTTCGGGTGGAGATCCTGCCCAATGGAATGACCGCGAGGCTGACCCAGCCGTTCCGTGTCCGCACCGGCGCTGGCCGCATCATCGAAGTGCCCGCCGGGTTCGAGACCGACTTCGCCTCGGTGCCGCGCCTGTTCTGGCGCGTGGTGCCGCCCTGGGGACGATATTCCCCGGCGGCCGTCGTTCACGACTACCTCTACCACACCGGCAAGGTCTCGCGGCTTGCGGCCGACCGCGTCTTTCTCGAACTGATGGCGGCCCTGGGCGTGCCTCTGTGGAAACGGCAGGTCATGTATTGGGCGGTTCGCCTGGGCGGCTGGCTGGCCTGGAACGCCAGTCGAAAGCGGGAGACGGAGCATGCTTGA
- a CDS encoding D-Ala-D-Ala carboxypeptidase family metallohydrolase, protein MGDLSKNFNRSEFACKGTNCCGHSAAVHPDLVDALQTLRDRIGKPLSITSGFRCNRHNKAVGGAEQSFHTLGMAADVSCPAGVSPEELAVIAEEIPLFREGGIGVYASWVHLDVRQSGKARWRS, encoded by the coding sequence ATGGGTGATCTCAGCAAGAATTTCAACCGTTCGGAATTCGCCTGCAAAGGCACGAACTGCTGCGGCCATTCGGCTGCGGTCCATCCCGACCTGGTCGACGCCCTGCAGACGCTGCGCGACCGCATCGGCAAACCGCTGTCCATCACCAGCGGCTTTCGCTGCAACCGGCACAACAAGGCGGTGGGCGGCGCGGAGCAGAGTTTCCACACGCTGGGCATGGCGGCCGACGTGAGCTGTCCCGCAGGCGTTTCGCCCGAGGAACTGGCGGTCATCGCCGAGGAGATTCCTCTCTTCCGCGAGGGCGGCATCGGCGTCTACGCCTCCTGGGTCCATCTCGACGTGCGCCAGTCGGGCAAGGCGAGGTGGCGGTCATGA